The DNA region CAATTTTGCCTGGAGATGCTGCAAGCGATTTGGTGACATATCCcttttctaattaaaaaaacattagttaatagttatttatttattcattaagTCTACTCACTTCTCGCTTAATGAGCGACGCCTTCTGCGCGTTCATTCCGTTCAGGCAGAGATTCTCGTCAGCCACCTTATTGTCCAGCATATGGGATCCATCGTCTGCCGAACGTGCGGATGCTAGCTTTGCGGCTCCTCCGGTCATATGAAACTGTAGGCGGTCCATCCAGAAATCGGGATCGGGACCGTTGTTCTGGTAGTTGACATCTGTGAGATAAGAACGAGTAGCTGCTGCAGTTCGTCGGATTCAATATCAAACATAAATGCATGTGCGTGTGGTTAGTATATGGAATTGGGCGTTAATCGGTCCGTGCGTTGCCCTTACCCGTCCGATTATCCGGCTCCTGTGTGGATCCAGCGTTCTGATTCCTCTCAATCTCGGCTAAGCCCTCCTCGATGTACTTGTGAAATGGGGCACTGGAGCCTTGCAGAAAGGTACTTAGATCGATATCAGGATTTTGTTGCTAAAATGTTCAATGGAGTTGCCTCAGATCAACaatcaattgaaatatttttacaacACAAACCTTAAAGTCGTAAAGCTTCTGCAGACCTTgctgtttggtatctctatCCGAGATCAGCTTAAAGATCTGCGATACTGTATCATGTGTTTGGTGCGAAATTCGCTTGGAGGCAATCTCCTTGGCCCTCTGGGGGGAGGCACCAATTCCTGCAGCAGAGCCATCCTTTTGGAAAttctataaaaaaaagtttattttctatttgcacaaaaatattaaattatttcaatgaATTAACCTTTAGAATGCGTATCAAATACGTGTGTAGCTCCGAGTGTGTGGGAATCTGGTTGAGATGCTGCAGAATGGCATTTCCCTTCACCTTTGCCATGTTATGCAGAATAGTCTTAATCGTTCGCATTGGAGTGTCCGACGGTCGGTTTTGCCACCAAGTGCTTGGCAGCGCGAGCATAAACTCGTGCACCTCGAGAATCACGGCGTCGTAGTTGAGCTCGTTGCTTCGTTCTGGCAACATCTTAACGTTGCGCCATATGCACTTCATCAGCAGGTCTGTAAACTTGGGCAGCTTTGCCTCAGGACAAGTCTCCCGCAATAGTCGTATCAAAGCACTATGAAgttttaaattcaatcaatgcggttaaataaataatagacTCAATAATCTTACCAGTTTAAATTCGTAAAATCTACCTTGTCCAACACTTTCAGACATATGCCATTAATAACCTTGTTGTACTGACTATCATCTCCCACGGCCAGCTTGGGATCGGCCATAAGGTTTAACAGCGCCGACATTAGGTTTTTGATGCAGGCCACGCTCAGCGTTTTGCCCAGAATGTTGGCATGGAAAAATGTATACAGAATGGATAAAAGCGGCTGGTAAACGACCACAGATTGAGCCGATGGTATCTGAGAGAGATTCTGACAGAAagaaattaacataatttataaaaattataatataatatatatatatataataccTTAAACTGTGCCAGCACATTCTGGATAAATATTTCTTCGTAGTCGCGCAGCACAGCCTGCTTCTCTGGAGCCTCGATGATGGCTGCAAGCTCGTTAATAGAAGCGCGCGCCTTGAGCGTGTCCGTGCTGCTTACACCTTTTATAACTTTTACCAGCTGCGGATCGTGCTTGGGCAAAACATCAGCCAAACTGTTGGTATAAGCAGACAGAGTAAAATACCGGATGTGTGGGATAGCCTGATGGAGCACCTACTTTGGTATATTGTTTTCCAGCTGCTGTGGtggctgctggtgctgcatgcGCATGGGACTGCGATACGGCGAGACTCCACTGGTCATTCCGGAGGTGGATGACGGGGACGTGGTTAGAGTCTGCTGCATATAGTGCTGTCGAGAAATCAGCCGATCGAACTTCTCCTGCGGATAGTGAATGCCGGCTCGCGTGGGCCTCACCTTAATGGGATCGTCCAGCGATGAGATGTCTACGTTCAGCAGGGGCTTTTGCTCCATTTGGTCCACTCGGACCCAATCTCTTTCGATCTCGCTGATTACCTGCGAGTCTAAGCCAAATGGTCCGCTGGGCTTTTGTTGCTGAGCCTGCTGTTGTAACTGTtgaagctgctgctggagtAGAAGCAGCTGTGACGAAGGCGCTTGATCGAAAGTTCTAGATAGTCAAAAAGAGACAATTTTGTAACCTTATCGCATCCAATTAAACTATATACACAGAGaggaacaaaaacaaacaacaaatgcaaagGCGACTTCACAAACAATGTCGGCAACAAGCaacacaaaaataacaaaacaacacAAGTATAAAGAAAGCCACTTTACGCCTGTCGAGTCAGGGAGCTCAGGTAGGCAACCACGTTTGTGGCGCTCCGCTCTGTGAGGTTGTTCTGCCCACGCACATTTAGTTCCCGCTGCAAACTatgtcaataaaatataaataaaaacgaaaatcaaCAGAAGCAAAccgaaattaataaaaataatattctcaTCTAATGGTACATCCGAGGGAGGAACCCACTACCGCATCTTTTAAAAGCACTTAAAGAAACACGTTGTCTTAATTTCGTACCTCCTATAAGGTTTACCTATTTATGTATAACGTCGTTGTGTAGAGGTTATATAAATACCACAACTTCTTTTATAAACCAACAATAAAAACTTTCATTCCCAAAAAGATCCATTAACTATGGATTCTTGATTTGTTGTATTGACACATACATAAAAGTGGGCgacaaaaattatacataaGACGCACATCAAAATTTGTTTCCGTGTCTTGTGGAATTTTCGGATTATTGGTATCCCAAAAGGCGCATAATGATAACACCAGTTTCCAACCCTCGGCTGTACAGGGCACTTGCCAAACTGATTAGGTAAATACGTCTAGGGATATTGCCTTTTAAGCCAGCCTTCTCAAGTCCCCACTCACTTACCCGTCCTCATCCGGTGGCGGAAGCTCGTCGCAACCGTTGCCCACTTCAGCATCTTCGATCTCGATGCTGTCATGACGTTGAGGTGCAGCTGGCCTTCCGCTGGCTGGCACATCAACAGACGGTGGTGGCGTGGGTTTCTTAGTCTTTTTGGCTCGCTTGATGCGCTCATCTAGCATTGAGAGGTCCTTCTCGTTTAGATGGCCAATCATCTTGTAAGTCTTTTCTCCGGACAAAAAGAACACCTGGACAATGCAGTTGAGTGCTGCGTTGCGTACGGAATTATCCCGGTCCGAAATTTGGCGAGCAATCTCCCGCACCGCCGCTTGGGGGCAGATGTTCATGCCATAGCTCTCAATTAGGAAGGTGAGCTCGTCAAGGCACTCAGTACGCTGACGGGCATTCTTGGATTTTAGGCCCTCCATCACATAGCCGAAGACCTTGACGAAAGGGAAGACCAATATGACTTGCCGCAGCACGCGGCGTACGCCGTTTCGAACAGCATCCTTTGGATCTCCGATCTAAGTGTGAAAAATGAAGCTTAGAAAATTGTAAATCCCTCATTATTTGGAACTTGCCTTCAAAAGCAGATGTGGCACAAAACAGCTTCCCTCGTTCTCGGCCAGAATGTATTCCTCGTCAATAAGCACCTGGAAAACCTGTACTAGATATTCGAGACCCTTAATCAGCACAGAAGGGTTCGTATCGTAAAAGCGCAGCGTCAACCATTTAAGTATTAGGTCCAGATTACACACCAGCGCCTTACTGTTGCCAGCCAGATCTTCGCTCAACTGCTCGATGACTTTCAAGTGGTAGCTACAAGGCAATTGAAATAGTTATTTCGTTAATGCGAAAGGAACATTAGAAGGACTTACCGAAAATCGTCGTGGAACATGTTGGCTATCAGCGCTTTATTTACATTTGCGGTTATCATTTGATCGCGTAACAGCTCGGTGAATTCCTCTCTTGGTGTTACAAACGTCCACTTCAGCACCTTCATTTTTTGCTCGTCCAGCAGCCGTTGGTTTTTTGCGCTGTTGGCGCACAGTAGCGGCGATGTATCGATATCTTCGTCCTTCTTGCGCGCCGGTGCCGGCTTGTCTTGTCCTCCAGCGGCCCGGGATGAAGCACTCTTCTGAATTCCAGGCGCACCCCCTGCTCCACCGCCACGCAcagtttttggctttggctccTCAGGTATTGGGGCCTGCTGCTTGCCTTTGGGCAGCGGTTTTACCGGAAGATTAGGACGCGCCTTTTCCAGTGCCGCAAGTATGTCCTTTTTGGAGGCGGGCTTCTGCTTGTCCAGAGCTCGGTTCATAGCCTCAAATCCAAGGTGAATCATAATGCCCAGCACCGCCTCGTTGGCATTTTTCCGGACATCGGCGTTTCGATCGCAGATGTTAGCATATAAGTGCGGCACCATTGAGTG from Drosophila santomea strain STO CAGO 1482 chromosome 3R, Prin_Dsan_1.1, whole genome shotgun sequence includes:
- the LOC120454269 gene encoding protein mini spindles isoform X1; this encodes MAEDTEYKKLPVEERCVHKLWKARVDGYEEAAKIFRELDDEKSPEWSKFAGLIKKMVVDSNALAQEKGLEAALIFVENSGLAGRTVGDVMTGIVQKCIAAPKTKTKELSVQVALMYVEIEKQDAVVEELVKGMEAKNPKIVSACVAATTLALREFGHKVIGVKPLIKKLAPLMSDRDKAVRDEGKQLAVEIYRWIGAAMKAQISTLPQVTLKELEDEFDKLKGERVEPSRYLKSQQEKQAKIADAAATEDAYNEEDGEAGVEEIDPMDLLDPVDILSKMPKDFYDKLEEKKWTLRKESLEVLEKLLTDHPKLENGEYGTLVSALKKVITKDSNVVLVAMAGKCLALLAKGLAKRFSNYASACVPSLLEKFKEKKPNVVTALREAIDAIYASTSLEAQQESIVESLANKNPSVKSETALFLARALTRTQPTALNKKLLKLLTTSLVKTLNEPDPTVRDSSAEALGTLMKLMGDKAVTPLLADVDPLKMTKIKECHDKAEIKIKVAGPKKEARPASAPTAKAAAPAKGGSVDPKPVTRPATTGARKVLKKPAAVGGGGATSAPAAASKAGGKPLATERELTPEDLQEKSEEILPADILNGLVDSNWKNRLSAVEQLLGEITGFDAKQASISQILIRTISGRKPGLKEMNFQVLKFKLDIIRSVAENYPLTTTTVDLVINEITEKLADAKNGAAAADVLSAFAEATKLEYVVGKVLSFAFEQKSPKVQSEAFNWVGKSITEFGFQLQPKTLIEDVRKGVQSTNPTVRASAIQLVGTMAMYMGKALMMFFDSEKPALKSQIQVEFDKNVGEKPPKPVRGVQHSSAGSGGNSPDNEDDDGGAAGEEEPINMADLLPRVDIAPQITEALLKEMSDKDWKTRNEGLTKLQAIISEARLIKPSIGDLAPALAHRLVDSNAKIAQTTLAICEQLASAMGAGCRNHVRTLFPGFLHALGDNKSFVRAAALNCINSFGEKGGYKEFFESEMIADALKGGSPALKTELWAWLADKLPGLPPKSVSKEDLHSMVPHLYANICDRNADVRKNANEAVLGIMIHLGFEAMNRALDKQKPASKKDILAALEKARPNLPVKPLPKGKQQAPIPEEPKPKTVRGGGAGGAPGIQKSASSRAAGGQDKPAPARKKDEDIDTSPLLCANSAKNQRLLDEQKMKVLKWTFVTPREEFTELLRDQMITANVNKALIANMFHDDFRYHLKVIEQLSEDLAGNSKALVCNLDLILKWLTLRFYDTNPSVLIKGLEYLVQVFQVLIDEEYILAENEGSCFVPHLLLKIGDPKDAVRNGVRRVLRQVILVFPFVKVFGYVMEGLKSKNARQRTECLDELTFLIESYGMNICPQAAVREIARQISDRDNSVRNAALNCIVQVFFLSGEKTYKMIGHLNEKDLSMLDERIKRAKKTKKPTPPPSVDVPASGRPAAPQRHDSIEIEDAEVGNGCDELPPPDEDGLQRELNVRGQNNLTERSATNVVAYLSSLTRQATFDQAPSSQLLLLQQQLQQLQQQAQQQKPSGPFGLDSQVISEIERDWVRVDQMEQKPLLNVDISSLDDPIKVRPTRAGIHYPQEKFDRLISRQHYMQQTLTTSPSSTSGMTSGVSPYRSPMRMQHQQPPQQLENNIPNLADVLPKHDPQLVKVIKGVSSTDTLKARASINELAAIIEAPEKQAVLRDYEEIFIQNVLAQFKNLSQIPSAQSVVVYQPLLSILYTFFHANILGKTLSVACIKNLMSALLNLMADPKLAVGDDSQYNKVINGICLKVLDKVDFTNLNCALIRLLRETCPEAKLPKFTDLLMKCIWRNVKMLPERSNELNYDAVILEVHEFMLALPSTWWQNRPSDTPMRTIKTILHNMAKVKGNAILQHLNQIPTHSELHTYLIRILKNFQKDGSAAGIGASPQRAKEIASKRISHQTHDTVSQIFKLISDRDTKQQGLQKLYDFKQQNPDIDLSTFLQGSSAPFHKYIEEGLAEIERNQNAGSTQEPDNRTAATRSYLTDVNYQNNGPDPDFWMDRLQFHMTGGAAKLASARSADDGSHMLDNKVADENLCLNGMNAQKASLIKREKRDMSPNRLQHLQAKLAQIKKENHAQ
- the LOC120454269 gene encoding protein mini spindles isoform X2, whose translation is MAEDTEYKKLPVEERCVHKLWKARVDGYEEAAKIFRELDDEKSPEWSKFAGLIKKMVVDSNALAQEKGLEAALIFVENSGLAGRTVGDVMTGIVQKCIAAPKTKTKELSVQVALMYVEIEKQDAVVEELVKGMEAKNPKIVSACVAATTLALREFGHKVIGVKPLIKKLAPLMSDRDKAVRDEGKQLAVEIYRWIGAAMKAQISTLPQVTLKELEDEFDKLKGERVEPSRYLKSQQEKQAKIADAAATEDAYNEEDGEAGVEEIDPMDLLDPVDILSKMPKDFYDKLEEKKWTLRKESLEVLEKLLTDHPKLENGEYGTLVSALKKVITKDSNVVLVAMAGKCLALLAKGLAKRFSNYASACVPSLLEKFKEKKPNVVTALREAIDAIYASTSLEAQQESIVESLANKNPSVKSETALFLARALTRTQPTALNKKLLKLLTTSLVKTLNEPDPTVRDSSAEALGTLMKLMGDKAVTPLLADVDPLKMTKIKECHDKAEIKIKVAGPKKEARPASAPTAKAAAPAKGGSVDPKPVTRPATTGARKVLKKPAAVGGGGATSAPAAASKAGGKPLATERELTPEDLQEKSEEILPADILNGLVDSNWKNRLSAVEQLLGEITGFDAKQASISQILIRTISGRKPGLKEMNFQVLKFKLDIIRSVAENYPLTTTTVDLVINEITEKLADAKNGAAAADVLSAFAEATKLEYVVGKVLSFAFEQKSPKVQSEAFNWVGKSITEFGFQLQPKTLIEDVRKGVQSTNPTVRASAIQLVGTMAMYMGKALMMFFDSEKPALKSQIQVEFDKNVGEKPPKPVRGVQHSSAGSGGNSPDNEDDDGGAAGEEEPINMADLLPRVDIAPQITEALLKEMSDKDWKTRNEGLTKLQAIISEARLIKPSIGDLAPALAHRLVDSNAKIAQTTLAICEQLASAMGAGCRNHVRTLFPGFLHALGDNKSFVRAAALNCINSFGEKGGYKEFFESEMIADALKGGSPALKTELWAWLADKLPGLPPKSVSKEDLHSMVPHLYANICDRNADVRKNANEAVLGIMIHLGFEAMNRALDKQKPASKKDILAALEKARPNLPVKPLPKGKQQAPIPEEPKPKTVRGGGAGGAPGIQKSASSRAAGGQDKPAPARKKDEDIDTSPLLCANSAKNQRLLDEQKMKVLKWTFVTPREEFTELLRDQMITANVNKALIANMFHDDFRYHLKVIEQLSEDLAGNSKALVCNLDLILKWLTLRFYDTNPSVLIKGLEYLVQVFQVLIDEEYILAENEGSCFVPHLLLKIGDPKDAVRNGVRRVLRQVILVFPFVKVFGYVMEGLKSKNARQRTECLDELTFLIESYGMNICPQAAVREIARQISDRDNSVRNAALNCIVQVFFLSGEKTYKMIGHLNEKDLSMLDERIKRAKKTKKPTPPPSVDVPASGRPAAPQRHDSIEIEDAEVGNGCDELPPPDEDGLQRELNVRGQNNLTERSATNVVAYLSSLTRQATFDQAPSSQLLLLQQQLQQLQQQAQQQKPSGPFGLDSQVISEIERDWVRVDQMEQKPLLNVDISSLDDPIKVRPTRAGIHYPQEKFDRLISRQHYMQQTLTTSPSSTSGMTSGVSPYRSPMRMQHQQPPQQLENNIPNLADVLPKHDPQLVKVIKGVSSTDTLKARASINELAAIIEAPEKQAVLRDYEEIFIQNVLAQFKNLSQIPSAQSVVVYQPLLSILYTFFHANILGKTLSVACIKNLMSALLNLMADPKLAVGDDSQYNKVINGICLKVLDKVDFTNLNCALIRLLRETCPEAKLPKFTDLLMKCIWRNVKMLPERSNELNYDAVILEVHEFMLALPSTWWQNRPSDTPMRTIKTILHNMAKVKGNAILQHLNQIPTHSELHTYLIRILKNFQKDGSAAGIGASPQRAKEIASKRISHQTHDTVSQIFKLISDRDTKQQGLQKLYDFKQQNPDIDLSTFLQGSSAPFHKYIEEGLAEIERNQNAGSTQEPDNRTATRSYLTDVNYQNNGPDPDFWMDRLQFHMTGGAAKLASARSADDGSHMLDNKVADENLCLNGMNAQKASLIKREKRDMSPNRLQHLQAKLAQIKKENHAQ
- the LOC120454269 gene encoding protein mini spindles isoform X3, with the translated sequence MAEDTEYKKLPVEERCVHKLWKARVDGYEEAAKIFRELDDEKSPEWSKFAGLIKKMVVDSNALAQEKGLEAALIFVENSGLAGRTVGDVMTGIVQKCIAAPKTKTKELSVQVALMYVEIEKQDAVVEELVKGMEAKNPKIVSACVAATTLALREFGHKVIGVKPLIKKLAPLMSDRDKAVRDEGKQLAVEIYRWIGAAMKAQISTLPQVTLKELEDEFDKLKGERVEPSRYLKSQQEKQAKIADAAATEDAYNEEDGEAGVEEIDPMDLLDPVDILSKMPKDFYDKLEEKKWTLRKESLEVLEKLLTDHPKLENGEYGTLVSALKKVITKDSNVVLVAMAGKCLALLAKGLAKRFSNYASACVPSLLEKFKEKKPNVVTALREAIDAIYASTSLEAQQESIVESLANKNPSVKSETALFLARALTRTQPTALNKKLLKLLTTSLVKTLNEPDPTVRDSSAEALGTLMKLMGDKAVTPLLADVDPLKMTKIKECHDKAEIKIKVAGPKKEARPASAPTAKAAAPAKGGSVDPKPVTRPATTGARKVLKKPAAVGGGGATSAPAAASKAGGKPLATERELTPEDLQEKSEEILPADILNGLVDSNWKNRLSAVEQLLGEITGFDAKQASISQILIRTISGRKPGLKEMNFQVLKFKLDIIRSVAENYPLTTTTVDLVINEITEKLADAKNGAAAADVLSAFAEATKLEYVVGKVLSFAFEQKSPKVQSEAFNWVGKSITEFGFQLQPKTLIEDVRKGVQSTNPTVRASAIQLVGTMAMYMGKALMMFFDSEKPALKSQIQVEFDKNVGEKPPKPVRGVQHSSAGSGGNSPDNEDDDGGAAGEEEPINMADLLPRVDIAPQITEALLKEMSDKDWKTRNEGLTKLQAIISEARLIKPSIGDLAPALAHRLVDSNAKIAQTTLAICEQLASAMGAGCRNHVRTLFPGFLHALGDNKSFVRAAALNCINSFGEKGGYKEFFESEMIADALKGGSPALKTELWAWLADKLPGLPPKSVSKEDLHSMVPHLYANICDRNADVRKNANEAVLGIMIHLGFEAMNRALDKQKPASKKDILAALEKARPNLPVKPLPKGKQQAPIPEEPKPKTVRGGGAGGAPGIQKSASSRAAGGQDKPAPARKKDEDIDTSPLLCANSAKNQRLLDEQKMKVLKWTFVTPREEFTELLRDQMITANVNKALIANMFHDDFRYHLKVIEQLSEDLAGNSKALVCNLDLILKWLTLRFYDTNPSVLIKGLEYLVQVFQVLIDEEYILAENEGSCFVPHLLLKIGDPKDAVRNGVRRVLRQVILVFPFVKVFGYVMEGLKSKNARQRTECLDELTFLIESYGMNICPQAAVREIARQISDRDNSVRNAALNCIVQVFFLSGEKTYKMIGHLNEKDLSMLDERIKRAKKTKKPTPPPSVDVPASGRPAAPQRHDSIEIEDAEVGNGCDELPPPDEDGLQRELNVRGQNNLTERSATNVVAYLSSLTRQATFDQAPSSQLLLLQQQLQQLQQQAQQQKPSGPFGLDSQVISEIERDWVRVDQMEQKPLLNVDISSLDDPIKVRPTRAGIHYPQEKFDRLISRQHYMQQTLTTSPSSTSGMTSGVSPYRSPMRMQHQQPPQQLENNIPNLADVLPKHDPQLVKVIKGVSSTDTLKARASINELAAIIEAPEKQAVLRDYEEIFIQNVLAQFKNLSQIPSAQSVVVYQPLLSILYTFFHANILGKTLSVACIKNLMSALLNLMADPKLAVGDDSQYNKVINGICLKVLDKVDFTNLNCALIRLLRETCPEAKLPKFTDLLMKCIWRNVKMLPERSNELNYDAVILEVHEFMLALPSTWWQNRPSDTPMRTIKTILHNMAKVKGNAILQHLNQIPTHSELHTYLIRILKNFQKDGSAAGIGASPQRAKEIASKRISHQTHDTVSQIFKLISDRDTKQQGLQKLYDFKQQNPDIDLSTFLQGSSAPFHKYIEEGLAEIERNQNAGSTQEPDNRTDVNYQNNGPDPDFWMDRLQFHMTGGAAKLASARSADDGSHMLDNKVADENLCLNGMNAQKASLIKREKRDMSPNRLQHLQAKLAQIKKENHAQ
- the LOC120454269 gene encoding protein mini spindles isoform X4 encodes the protein MAEDTEYKKLPVEERCVHKLWKARVDGYEEAAKIFRELDDEKSPEWSKFAGLIKKMVVDSNALAQEKGLEAALIFVENSGLAGRTVGDVMTGIVQKCIAAPKTKTKELSVQVALMYVEIEKQDAVVEELVKGMEAKNPKIVSACVAATTLALREFGHKVIGVKPLIKKLAPLMSDRDKAVRDEGKQLAVEIYRWIGAAMKAQISTLPQVTLKELEDEFDKLKGERVEPSRYLKSQQEKQAKIADAAATEDAYNEEDGEAGVEEIDPMDLLDPVDILSKMPKDFYDKLEEKKWTLRKESLEVLEKLLTDHPKLENGEYGTLVSALKKVITKDSNVVLVAMAGKCLALLAKGLAKRFSNYASACVPSLLEKFKEKKPNVVTALREAIDAIYASTSLEAQQESIVESLANKNPSVKSETALFLARALTRTQPTALNKKLLKLLTTSLVKTLNEPDPTVRDSSAEALGTLMKLMGDKAVTPLLADVDPLKMTKIKECHDKAEIKIKVAGPKKEARPASAPTAKAAAPAKGGSVDPKPVTRPATTGARKVLKKPAAVGGGGATSAPAAASKAGGKPLATERELTPEDLQEKSEEILPADILNGLVDSNWKNRLSAVEQLLGEITGFDAKQASISQILIRTISGRKPGLKEMNFQVLKFKLDIIRSVAENYPLTTTTVDLVINEITEKLADAKNGAAAADVLSAFAEATKLEYVVGKVLSFAFEQKSPKVQSEAFNWVGKSITEFGFQLQPKTLIEDVRKGVQSTNPTVRASAIQLVGTMAMYMGKALMMFFDSEKPALKSQIQVEFDKNVGEKPPKPVRGVQHSSAGSGGNSPDNEDDDGGAAGEEEPINMADLLPRVDIAPQITEALLKEMSDKDWKTRNEGLTKLQAIISEARLIKPSIGDLAPALAHRLVDSNAKIAQTTLAICEQLASAMGAGCRNHVRTLFPGFLHALGDNKSFVRAAALNCINSFGEKGGYKEFFESEMIADALKGGSPALKTELWAWLADKLPGLPPKSVSKEDLHSMVPHLYANICDRNADVRKNANEAVLGIMIHLGFEAMNRALDKQKPASKKDILAALEKARPNLPVKPLPKGKQQAPIPEEPKPKTVRGGGAGGAPGIQKSASSRAAGGQDKPAPARKKDEDIDTSPLLCANSAKNQRLLDEQKMKVLKWTFVTPREEFTELLRDQMITANVNKALIANMFHDDFRYHLKVIEQLSEDLAGNSKALVCNLDLILKWLTLRFYDTNPSVLIKGLEYLVQVFQVLIDEEYILAENEGSCFVPHLLLKIGDPKDAVRNGVRRVLRQVILVFPFVKVFGYVMEGLKSKNARQRTECLDELTFLIESYGMNICPQAAVREIARQISDRDNSVRNAALNCIVQVFFLSGEKTYKMIGHLNEKDLSMLDERIKRAKKTKKPTPPPSVDVPASGRPAAPQRHDSIEIEDAEVGNGCDELPPPDEDGTFDQAPSSQLLLLQQQLQQLQQQAQQQKPSGPFGLDSQVISEIERDWVRVDQMEQKPLLNVDISSLDDPIKVRPTRAGIHYPQEKFDRLISRQHYMQQTLTTSPSSTSGMTSGVSPYRSPMRMQHQQPPQQLENNIPNLADVLPKHDPQLVKVIKGVSSTDTLKARASINELAAIIEAPEKQAVLRDYEEIFIQNVLAQFKNLSQIPSAQSVVVYQPLLSILYTFFHANILGKTLSVACIKNLMSALLNLMADPKLAVGDDSQYNKVINGICLKVLDKVDFTNLNCALIRLLRETCPEAKLPKFTDLLMKCIWRNVKMLPERSNELNYDAVILEVHEFMLALPSTWWQNRPSDTPMRTIKTILHNMAKVKGNAILQHLNQIPTHSELHTYLIRILKNFQKDGSAAGIGASPQRAKEIASKRISHQTHDTVSQIFKLISDRDTKQQGLQKLYDFKQQNPDIDLSTFLQGSSAPFHKYIEEGLAEIERNQNAGSTQEPDNRTAATRSYLTDVNYQNNGPDPDFWMDRLQFHMTGGAAKLASARSADDGSHMLDNKVADENLCLNGMNAQKASLIKREKRDMSPNRLQHLQAKLAQIKKENHAQ